In Campylobacter vulpis, a genomic segment contains:
- a CDS encoding fumarate reductase cytochrome b subunit, translating into MSDLIEGYLGKSIEGKKSKMPARLDFIQSASGLFLGLFMWLHMLFVSTILVSEDFFNSVVHFLELKFVYDNPIMSYITSFLAACVLIVFIVHAGLAMRKFPINFRQYQLLRTHTKKMKHEDTTLWWVQAFTGFVMFFLGSAHLIFIITNADKISGDMSGERVINHFMWLFYIVLLICVELHGSIGLYRLCVKWGWFEGKNAKESRKKLKMAKWVISVFFLVLGVLSLAAFAKIGFENYQNQAQSALVKTYNGANYEYTI; encoded by the coding sequence ATGAGTGATCTTATCGAAGGTTATTTGGGTAAGAGCATTGAGGGCAAAAAAAGCAAAATGCCTGCGAGACTTGACTTTATCCAAAGTGCTTCAGGGCTTTTTTTGGGACTTTTTATGTGGCTACATATGCTTTTTGTATCCACTATTTTGGTGAGTGAAGATTTTTTTAACTCTGTTGTCCATTTTTTAGAGTTGAAATTTGTTTATGATAACCCTATTATGAGTTACATTACTTCATTCCTTGCAGCCTGTGTTTTGATTGTTTTCATTGTGCATGCTGGTTTAGCGATGAGAAAATTTCCTATTAATTTTCGTCAATATCAACTTTTAAGAACGCACACAAAAAAGATGAAGCACGAAGACACTACGCTTTGGTGGGTGCAAGCTTTCACAGGTTTTGTAATGTTTTTCTTAGGTTCAGCTCATCTTATCTTCATTATTACAAATGCTGATAAAATCAGCGGTGATATGTCTGGAGAAAGAGTAATCAACCACTTTATGTGGCTTTTTTATATTGTTTTGCTTATTTGCGTTGAACTTCATGGAAGTATAGGACTTTACAGACTTTGTGTCAAATGGGGCTGGTTTGAGGGCAAAAACGCTAAAGAAAGTCGCAAAAAGCTTAAAATGGCAAAATGGGTTATTAGCGTATTTTTCTTAGTTTTAGGCGTGCTATCCCTTGCCGCATTTGCAAAAATAGGCTTTGAAAATTATCAAAATCAAGCACAAAGTGCGTTGGTTAAAACTTATAATGGAGCAAATTATGAATATACAATATAG
- a CDS encoding fumarate reductase flavoprotein subunit, whose translation MNIQYSDALVIGGGLAGLRAAIEVAKSGQSVTLLSICPVKRSHSAAVQGGMQASLGNGAKGEGDNEDLHFADTVKGSDWGCDQEVARMFAQTAPKAVRELAAWGVPWTRVTKGPRTVVINAQKTVIEEKEEAHGLINARDFGGTKKWRTCYIADATGHCMLYGVANEAIKHQVKVIDRMEAVRIIHDGKKCLGVIARDLTNGQLIAYIARGTMIATGGYGRIYKQTTNAVICEGTGAAIALETGLCRLSNMEAVQFHPTPIVPSGILLTEGCRGDGGILRDVDGYRFMPDYEPEKKELASRDVVSRRMMEHIRKGKGVKSPYGDHLWLDISILGRAHVEKNLRDVQDICKTFNGIDPADEGPKGWAPVLPMQHYSMGGIRTKPTGESQWLDGLFACGEAACWDMHGFNRLGGNSCAETVVAGMIVGDYFADYCKNNGEVVDTNVVKDFLSKEYQYLKSLVDKEGQNDVFEIKNRMKEVMWDKVAIFRTGEGLKEAVNELEELYKKSLNVKVHCKELDAANPELEEAYRVPRMLKVALCVAYGALLRTESRGAHYREDYPKRDDLNWMKRTLTYWVEGETLPKVEYDELDIMKMEMPPAFRGYGAKGNIIENPLSEKRQAEVDAIREKMESEGKGRYEIQNALMPYELQAKYKAPNQRIGVDYE comes from the coding sequence ATGAATATACAATATAGTGATGCTTTAGTAATAGGCGGCGGTTTAGCAGGACTTAGAGCAGCCATTGAAGTGGCGAAAAGTGGGCAAAGCGTTACGCTTTTAAGTATTTGTCCCGTGAAGCGTTCCCACTCGGCAGCTGTGCAAGGTGGTATGCAAGCAAGTCTTGGAAATGGTGCTAAAGGTGAGGGAGATAATGAGGATTTACACTTTGCAGATACTGTGAAAGGTTCTGATTGGGGATGCGATCAAGAGGTTGCAAGAATGTTTGCTCAAACTGCACCAAAGGCTGTTAGAGAACTTGCGGCTTGGGGTGTGCCTTGGACTAGAGTAACTAAAGGTCCTAGAACGGTTGTCATCAACGCACAAAAAACTGTGATTGAAGAAAAAGAAGAAGCCCACGGACTTATCAACGCAAGGGATTTTGGAGGAACGAAAAAATGGCGAACCTGTTATATCGCCGATGCAACAGGGCATTGTATGCTTTATGGTGTAGCAAATGAGGCGATTAAACATCAGGTTAAGGTTATTGATAGAATGGAGGCTGTGCGTATTATTCACGATGGTAAAAAATGTTTGGGTGTAATTGCTAGAGATTTGACAAATGGACAACTCATTGCTTACATTGCAAGAGGCACGATGATAGCTACTGGAGGCTATGGTAGAATTTATAAGCAAACAACTAATGCGGTCATTTGTGAGGGAACGGGTGCTGCTATAGCTCTTGAGACAGGACTTTGCAGACTTTCTAATATGGAAGCTGTGCAATTTCACCCAACCCCTATCGTGCCAAGCGGAATTTTACTTACTGAAGGGTGCCGTGGCGATGGTGGTATTTTGCGTGATGTTGATGGCTATCGCTTTATGCCTGATTATGAGCCGGAGAAAAAAGAGCTTGCCAGCCGTGATGTTGTAAGTCGTAGAATGATGGAGCATATCCGTAAGGGTAAGGGTGTGAAAAGTCCTTATGGAGATCATTTGTGGCTCGATATTTCTATTTTGGGTAGAGCGCATGTTGAAAAGAATTTACGTGATGTGCAAGATATTTGCAAAACTTTCAACGGCATTGATCCTGCTGATGAGGGTCCTAAAGGTTGGGCGCCAGTTCTTCCTATGCAACACTATTCAATGGGTGGAATTCGCACCAAACCAACGGGTGAAAGTCAGTGGCTTGATGGGCTTTTTGCTTGTGGTGAAGCGGCGTGTTGGGATATGCACGGCTTTAATCGCTTGGGTGGAAATTCTTGTGCAGAAACCGTTGTTGCGGGTATGATAGTAGGTGATTATTTTGCGGATTATTGTAAAAACAACGGCGAAGTTGTAGATACTAATGTTGTAAAAGACTTTTTAAGCAAAGAGTATCAATACCTCAAATCCCTTGTTGATAAAGAAGGGCAAAACGATGTTTTTGAAATCAAAAACAGAATGAAAGAAGTAATGTGGGATAAGGTTGCGATTTTTAGAACAGGCGAAGGTTTAAAAGAGGCTGTTAATGAGCTTGAAGAGCTTTATAAAAAATCTTTAAATGTTAAGGTGCATTGTAAGGAATTAGACGCCGCAAATCCAGAGCTTGAGGAGGCTTATAGAGTGCCTAGAATGTTAAAAGTTGCTTTATGTGTTGCTTATGGTGCGCTTTTAAGAACAGAAAGTCGTGGGGCACATTATAGAGAAGATTATCCAAAGAGAGATGATTTAAATTGGATGAAAAGGACGCTAACTTATTGGGTTGAGGGCGAAACTTTGCCAAAAGTAGAGTATGATGAGCTTGATATTATGAAAATGGAAATGCCACCAGCCTTTAGAGGATACGGTGCTAAGGGTAATATCATTGAAAATCCATTGAGTGAAAAGCGTCAGGCTGAGGTTGATGCGATTCGCGAAAAAATGGAAAGCGAGGGTAAGGGTCGTTATGAAATTCAAAATGCTTTAATGCCCTATGAACTTCAAGCCAAATATAAAGCACCAAATCAAAGAATAGGAGTGGATTATGAGTAG
- a CDS encoding fumarate reductase iron-sulfur subunit, giving the protein MSRKLTIKAFKYNPLSKISKPHFVTYELEETPFMTVFVCLTQIREKMDADLSFDFVCRAGICGSCAMMINGVPKLACKTLTKDYPDGVIELMPMPAFKHIKDLSVNTGEWFEDMCKRVESWVHNEKETDISKIEERIEPEVADETFELDRCIECGICVASCATKLMRPNFIAATGLLRTARYLQDPHDHRTVEDFYELVGDDDGVFGCMSLLACEDNCPKELPLQSKIAYMRRQLVAQKCK; this is encoded by the coding sequence ATGAGTAGGAAATTAACAATAAAGGCGTTTAAGTATAACCCTTTAAGCAAAATTTCAAAGCCGCATTTTGTAACTTATGAGCTTGAGGAAACTCCTTTTATGACAGTTTTTGTGTGTTTGACACAAATACGTGAAAAAATGGATGCAGATTTGAGTTTTGACTTTGTTTGTCGTGCAGGGATTTGTGGAAGTTGCGCGATGATGATAAATGGTGTTCCAAAACTCGCTTGCAAAACTTTAACTAAGGACTATCCAGATGGCGTAATTGAGCTTATGCCTATGCCGGCATTTAAGCATATTAAGGATTTAAGTGTCAATACGGGCGAGTGGTTTGAGGATATGTGTAAAAGAGTGGAAAGTTGGGTGCATAATGAAAAAGAAACCGATATTTCCAAAATTGAAGAACGCATTGAGCCTGAAGTAGCTGATGAGACTTTTGAGCTAGATCGTTGTATCGAGTGTGGGATTTGTGTAGCTTCGTGTGCGACTAAATTAATGCGTCCAAATTTCATTGCAGCGACAGGACTTCTTCGCACTGCAAGATATTTGCAAGATCCGCACGATCATAGAACTGTGGAGGATTTTTACGAACTTGTAGGCGATGATGATGGGGTTTTTGGGTGTATGTCTTTGCTTGCTTGCGAGGATAATTGCCCTAAGGAATTGCCTTTGCAGAGTAAAATAGCTTATATGAGAAGACAGCTTGTTGCACAAAAATGTAAATAA
- a CDS encoding dynamin family protein has translation MQNLLQQLWQNKLQFLDFNSIFDNSIQLDLSEFAIILSVDETNYERYFLLKEFANIMKKIALRVDIFSIQYAQICTLNLLQKGFLNQRDLLSALRILERIANNDLIIKFIENVKLEEKDKKILFETSFNELDTINLKLQSLALSQVSKENLQKALEKFKNLEFSVAVTGVMNAGKSSLLNALLKEEYLGVSNIPETANLSVLKYGKSKKAKLYFWNEKEWENILSNSKFSTELEGFVRELSSKYNIADFIQKESIVKEISQEKLKEFSSAKNQISAFIKKIELEADLEFLQNNISIVDTPGLDDVVVQRELLTKAYLKQSDFLIHLMNASQSLTQKDMEFLVSCLLNSRLGKFLVVLTKADLLNEEDLKEVITYTKNSLKERLKGEEMLIEKIDFLCVSAKKANDFYKNLVSKEEFKQSGMEEFERYLLNALYSGEKSKTTLNAYKKELNLELMQILSEYEMQNKFFKESSHATQDENMQFLTEFKKQEKELLNAKDDIENSISKLRNSQNDINQLVLLLAKKLKERLIDELKYLNSNAKKLDLNRILNIIDITTRDGINDILREVKFENLKKIDDIKKNLSLKYNFLQAEFDNGFEDFKEGISKTIEDIFATDQFVFLKIELGQIMQEKSDIFTMEKQLDELIIKAFRRFELDKILEDLNINGNFLNFLNEKLIHFEKNVREKLNNLTNLLQNLEKEQFDFTQNYETNLEKIAELKELQKDLLNAN, from the coding sequence ATGCAAAATCTTCTTCAACAACTTTGGCAAAATAAATTACAATTTTTAGATTTTAACTCGATTTTTGACAATTCAATCCAACTTGATCTTAGTGAATTCGCCATCATTTTAAGTGTTGATGAGACAAATTATGAAAGGTATTTTCTCTTAAAAGAATTTGCAAATATTATGAAAAAAATTGCTTTAAGAGTGGATATTTTTAGTATTCAGTATGCTCAAATTTGCACCTTAAATCTTTTGCAAAAAGGTTTTTTAAATCAACGGGATTTATTAAGTGCTTTAAGAATTTTGGAAAGGATAGCAAATAATGATTTGATAATTAAATTTATAGAAAATGTCAAATTAGAAGAAAAGGATAAAAAGATTCTTTTTGAAACTTCTTTCAATGAGTTAGACACCATTAATCTCAAGCTCCAATCTTTAGCCCTTAGTCAAGTTAGTAAAGAAAATTTACAAAAAGCTTTAGAAAAATTTAAAAATTTAGAATTTAGTGTTGCTGTTACAGGTGTGATGAATGCTGGCAAATCAAGCCTTTTAAATGCTTTGTTAAAAGAGGAATATTTGGGTGTTTCAAATATCCCAGAAACCGCAAATTTAAGCGTTTTAAAGTATGGAAAATCTAAAAAAGCAAAATTATATTTTTGGAATGAAAAAGAGTGGGAAAATATCCTTTCAAACTCTAAATTTAGTACGGAACTTGAAGGTTTTGTGCGTGAGCTTTCTAGTAAATATAATATTGCTGATTTTATCCAAAAAGAAAGCATAGTAAAAGAGATTTCCCAAGAGAAACTTAAGGAATTTAGTAGTGCTAAAAATCAAATTTCAGCTTTTATTAAAAAAATTGAACTTGAGGCAGATTTAGAATTTTTGCAAAATAATATTTCTATAGTGGATACTCCGGGGCTTGATGATGTCGTTGTTCAAAGAGAATTATTAACGAAGGCTTATTTAAAGCAAAGCGATTTTTTGATTCATTTAATGAACGCTTCTCAAAGTTTAACTCAAAAAGATATGGAATTTTTAGTTTCTTGTCTTCTTAATTCGCGTCTTGGTAAGTTTTTAGTCGTTTTGACTAAAGCGGATTTATTGAACGAAGAAGATTTAAAAGAAGTCATTACTTATACGAAAAATTCGTTAAAAGAAAGACTTAAGGGCGAAGAAATGTTGATTGAAAAAATCGATTTTCTTTGTGTGAGTGCAAAAAAAGCAAATGATTTTTATAAAAATTTAGTAAGCAAAGAGGAATTTAAACAAAGTGGAATGGAGGAATTTGAAAGATATTTGTTGAATGCACTTTATTCTGGAGAAAAAAGTAAAACGACTTTAAATGCCTATAAAAAAGAGCTTAACTTGGAACTTATGCAAATTTTAAGCGAATATGAAATGCAAAATAAATTTTTTAAAGAAAGCTCACACGCCACTCAAGATGAAAATATGCAATTTTTAACGGAATTTAAAAAACAAGAAAAAGAGCTTTTAAATGCTAAAGATGATATTGAAAATTCTATTTCAAAGCTTAGAAATTCTCAAAATGATATAAATCAACTTGTCCTACTCTTAGCCAAAAAACTTAAAGAACGCTTAATTGATGAGTTAAAATATCTTAATAGTAATGCCAAAAAACTTGATTTAAATCGCATTTTAAATATAATTGATATCACAACAAGAGATGGGATTAATGATATTTTGAGAGAAGTGAAATTTGAAAATTTGAAGAAAATTGATGATATTAAGAAAAATTTAAGCTTAAAATATAACTTCTTGCAAGCAGAATTTGATAATGGCTTTGAAGACTTTAAAGAGGGTATTTCAAAGACGATAGAGGATATTTTTGCGACAGATCAATTTGTATTTTTAAAAATAGAACTTGGTCAAATAATGCAAGAAAAAAGTGATATTTTCACCATGGAAAAACAATTAGATGAGCTTATAATTAAAGCCTTTAGGAGGTTTGAGCTTGATAAGATTTTGGAAGACTTGAATATAAATGGAAATTTTTTGAATTTTTTAAATGAAAAGTTGATACATTTTGAAAAAAATGTGAGAGAAAAGTTAAACAATCTCACAAATTTACTTCAAAATTTAGAAAAAGAACAATTTGATTTTACGCAAAATTATGAAACAAATTTAGAAAAAATTGCCGAACTAAAAGAACTTCAAAAGGATCTTTTAAATGCAAATTGA
- a CDS encoding dynamin family protein, whose product MQIELLKQFINAYENAYKKEFDESFEGKIRRLCSEFDEPFMHLSLGLKERLKSLIFSLEKNIQIAIIGQFSSGKSSLLNLILGRECLPTGVVPVTFKPTFLHYGKDYILRVEFEDGSDIITELSELGFYTDQRKSLKEAKSIHIYAPVPLLRNLSLVDTPGLNANESDTLTTFKELEDIHCVIWLSLIDNAGKKSEEDAIKANLRILGKNSLCVLNQKDKLSQVELERVLEYARGVFGKYFKQIIAISCKEAKEEQNYEKSNFSTLLKYLENIDTKELKREFSKRKLLEFCQITREESILFDTIFNELEAKFEDYEVYLRHYFVDLKEKIELLNHQILEQLKSIAERLSVEIFNFVREKEGFFYKEAQGFFKKNLYCKYSYKTPYISSDDAFLAMFYHSDVMNKEFRHIKKEFEFSFENLKSNLKESFETLKKEILLFKARISNIQKDDFLQSEKNFADLRTFASASEEYFLRDFENILFKNNLDLELFFEKLNLKAFANYENACKLSLSFFSRKINESRIFYELDSSQFSLYYPKKNEIYERVLTELNVYEFENLLVAKPVILKVINTFFEQNLDLIAQKRALISTKKEENNERLNYILALEERIKAL is encoded by the coding sequence ATGCAAATTGAGCTTTTAAAACAATTTATTAATGCTTATGAAAATGCCTACAAAAAAGAATTTGATGAAAGTTTTGAGGGTAAGATAAGAAGACTTTGTAGTGAATTTGATGAGCCTTTTATGCATCTTAGTTTAGGCTTAAAAGAGCGTTTAAAAAGCCTTATTTTTTCTTTGGAGAAAAATATACAAATAGCCATTATAGGTCAATTTTCTAGTGGAAAGTCAAGCCTTTTAAATTTGATTTTGGGGCGTGAATGTTTGCCAACAGGTGTTGTGCCTGTTACTTTTAAACCTACTTTTTTGCATTATGGAAAAGATTATATTTTACGTGTAGAATTTGAAGATGGAAGCGATATTATCACAGAGCTTAGTGAGCTTGGATTTTATACAGATCAAAGAAAAAGTTTAAAGGAGGCTAAAAGCATACACATTTATGCTCCTGTACCACTTTTAAGGAATTTAAGTCTTGTGGATACTCCCGGACTTAATGCAAATGAAAGCGATACGCTAACAACTTTTAAAGAGCTTGAGGATATCCACTGCGTGATTTGGTTAAGTTTGATTGATAACGCGGGCAAGAAAAGCGAAGAAGACGCCATCAAAGCCAATTTAAGAATTCTTGGTAAAAATAGCTTGTGCGTCTTAAATCAAAAGGATAAATTAAGTCAGGTGGAACTTGAAAGAGTTCTTGAATATGCAAGAGGTGTTTTTGGAAAATATTTTAAACAAATTATCGCCATTTCTTGTAAGGAGGCTAAAGAAGAGCAAAATTATGAAAAGTCTAATTTTAGCACTTTATTAAAATACTTGGAAAATATTGATACAAAAGAATTAAAACGTGAATTTAGTAAGAGGAAATTACTTGAATTTTGTCAAATTACTAGAGAAGAAAGTATTCTTTTTGATACTATTTTCAACGAGCTTGAAGCTAAATTTGAAGATTATGAAGTATATTTGAGACATTATTTTGTTGATTTAAAAGAGAAAATTGAGCTTTTAAATCATCAAATTTTAGAACAGCTTAAAAGTATAGCCGAGCGTTTGAGTGTAGAAATTTTTAATTTTGTTAGAGAAAAAGAAGGTTTTTTTTATAAGGAGGCGCAAGGTTTTTTTAAGAAAAACTTATATTGCAAATACAGCTACAAAACCCCTTATATTTCAAGCGACGATGCCTTTTTGGCGATGTTTTATCATTCTGATGTGATGAATAAGGAATTTAGGCATATTAAAAAAGAATTTGAGTTTTCTTTTGAAAATTTAAAATCAAATTTGAAAGAGAGTTTTGAGACTTTAAAAAAAGAAATTCTACTTTTTAAGGCAAGAATTTCTAACATTCAAAAAGATGATTTTTTGCAAAGTGAGAAAAATTTTGCCGACCTTAGAACTTTTGCGAGTGCGAGTGAAGAGTATTTTTTGCGCGATTTTGAAAATATCTTGTTTAAAAATAATTTGGATTTAGAACTTTTTTTTGAAAAATTAAATCTTAAAGCTTTTGCAAACTATGAAAATGCTTGCAAATTAAGTTTAAGTTTTTTTAGTCGTAAAATTAACGAAAGTCGCATATTTTACGAGCTTGACAGCTCACAATTTTCTTTATATTATCCTAAAAAAAATGAGATTTACGAAAGGGTTTTGACCGAACTAAATGTTTATGAATTTGAAAATTTATTGGTTGCAAAGCCCGTTATTTTGAAAGTTATTAACACATTTTTTGAGCAGAATTTAGACTTAATTGCACAAAAAAGGGCGTTGATTTCAACCAAAAAAGAGGAAAATAATGAGCGTTTAAATTATATTTTAGCTTTAGAGGAAAGGATTAAAGCTTTATGA